One window from the genome of Pedobacter schmidteae encodes:
- a CDS encoding DUF5107 domain-containing protein: MSELFVNAWEERVGIPTYATGKPEKNPMFFEKRIYQGSSGAVYPNPVIEKIYDDKEDRIYRALYLENKYLKIMILPELGGRVQMAYDKIKQRHFVYYNQVIKPALVGLCGPWISGGIEFNWPQHHRPSTFEPVDYSIEENADGSKTVWVNEVEKMFLTKGMAGFTLHPDKAYLEIKGKLYNRTSLPQTFLWWANPAVKVNDDYQSVFPPDVNAVFDHGKRDVSSFPIAKGTYYKVDYAPGTDISRYKNIPVPTSYMAIRSDYDFVGGYENDTEAGLLHVASHHVSPGKKQWTWGNGDFGKAWDRNLTDEDGPYIELMTGVYTDNQPDFSWLMPYEEKSFVQYFMPYQKLGVVKNATRDVLVNLTVIDGMAKIQVFATSTQDKNTVNLFNGDQPFYSETFNVCPEQVFEREISLPADVKEKDLLLTVTDNSGKLLISYSADVNQNNELPKPASAALPPSEVENNEQLFLTGLHLEQYRHATYHAIDYYEEALRRDPKDVRANNALGKWYLRKGQLSKSEHYLLKAIDTLTSRNPNPYDGEPYYNLGVCLKQQGRFDEAYDNFYKAAWNSAWQDGAYFSLALIDISRGDFEAALRHIELSIARNAGNNKAYMLKVAVLRKMCRLEEAAAAAETALEMDRFNLTIYFEKAKIYEASGDEKRASTTLETLFCLSRKEVHNYMNYALDYAEAGLYPEALAMMSFALKDDERNTYPMVFYYLGWFNLQMGSEKDALFFFEKAALANPDYCFPNRVEDVRILQLAMEMNETDSKAPYYLGNLWYDKRQYKEAMDMWNCSVERDEHFPTAWRNLGIAYFNKENDRDKALACFEKAFALDQTDARIFMELDQLYKRLNVEPAVRLKLLEAHPQLIFFRDDVYLEQVALYNFTGRYEKAYELLMSRHFHPWEGGEGKVSGQYLFCLTEMAKQHLQGGAYRAAIDKLEMTTAYPHNLGEGKLYGIQENDIFYWLGYAHEELGQKDVAQKYYEIAAKGLSEPSAAIFYNDQQPDKIFYQGLAWIKLGEQERANTIFHNLINYGKSHLNQSVQIDYFAVSLPDLLIFEADLNVRNNIHCHYLIGLGMLGLGDLKKARKEFEWVLEQDVMHFGANTHLLATERLHPI; the protein is encoded by the coding sequence ATGAGTGAATTATTTGTAAATGCTTGGGAAGAGCGTGTGGGGATTCCTACGTACGCGACTGGCAAGCCTGAAAAAAATCCTATGTTTTTTGAAAAGCGGATTTATCAGGGAAGTAGCGGTGCGGTTTATCCAAATCCTGTAATCGAAAAAATCTATGATGATAAAGAAGACAGAATTTACAGAGCGCTGTACCTGGAAAACAAGTATTTAAAAATAATGATTCTTCCTGAACTGGGAGGTAGGGTACAAATGGCCTATGATAAGATTAAGCAACGTCATTTTGTTTATTACAACCAGGTGATTAAACCGGCGCTGGTAGGACTTTGCGGGCCCTGGATTTCGGGAGGGATAGAGTTTAACTGGCCACAACATCATCGTCCCAGTACTTTTGAACCGGTTGATTATTCCATAGAGGAAAATGCCGATGGAAGCAAAACTGTATGGGTAAATGAGGTAGAGAAAATGTTTTTAACTAAGGGGATGGCCGGGTTTACATTGCATCCGGATAAGGCCTACCTGGAAATAAAAGGCAAATTGTACAACAGAACCAGTTTACCGCAAACATTTTTATGGTGGGCAAATCCTGCGGTAAAAGTAAATGATGACTATCAGTCGGTTTTTCCCCCTGATGTAAATGCAGTGTTCGATCATGGAAAAAGAGATGTTTCTTCTTTTCCTATCGCAAAGGGCACTTATTATAAGGTCGACTATGCGCCGGGAACAGATATTTCCAGGTATAAAAATATTCCGGTACCTACATCTTATATGGCCATTCGTTCGGATTATGATTTTGTAGGTGGATATGAAAATGATACTGAAGCAGGTTTATTACATGTGGCTAGTCATCATGTTTCGCCCGGTAAAAAGCAGTGGACATGGGGAAATGGTGATTTTGGAAAGGCCTGGGATAGAAACCTTACCGACGAGGATGGTCCCTATATAGAATTAATGACAGGGGTTTATACAGATAATCAACCTGATTTTTCCTGGCTGATGCCCTATGAAGAGAAGTCTTTTGTACAGTATTTTATGCCTTATCAGAAACTTGGAGTGGTTAAAAATGCTACCAGGGATGTTCTTGTAAACCTAACTGTAATAGATGGAATGGCCAAAATCCAGGTGTTCGCTACATCTACCCAGGACAAAAATACGGTTAATCTGTTCAACGGTGATCAGCCTTTTTATTCGGAAACTTTTAATGTTTGTCCGGAACAGGTATTTGAAAGAGAAATCTCTTTACCGGCAGACGTTAAAGAAAAAGATCTTTTATTAACAGTTACTGATAATAGTGGAAAGTTACTGATCAGTTATTCGGCAGATGTTAATCAAAATAATGAGCTTCCAAAACCGGCAAGTGCAGCTTTACCGCCTTCTGAGGTAGAGAATAACGAACAGCTTTTTCTAACGGGGCTTCATCTCGAACAGTATCGCCATGCCACATATCATGCCATTGATTATTATGAAGAAGCATTGCGTAGGGATCCAAAGGATGTACGGGCAAATAATGCGCTTGGAAAATGGTATTTAAGAAAAGGACAACTTAGTAAAAGTGAACACTATTTGTTAAAGGCTATTGATACGCTAACTTCCCGCAATCCAAATCCTTATGATGGAGAACCCTATTACAACCTGGGCGTTTGCCTAAAGCAGCAGGGAAGGTTTGACGAAGCTTACGATAATTTTTATAAAGCAGCCTGGAACAGTGCCTGGCAGGATGGGGCTTATTTTTCATTGGCACTTATTGATATCTCCCGCGGAGATTTTGAAGCGGCCTTGCGTCACATAGAGTTATCGATAGCAAGGAATGCAGGGAATAACAAGGCTTATATGCTAAAAGTTGCGGTGCTTAGAAAAATGTGCAGACTGGAGGAAGCTGCCGCCGCCGCAGAGACAGCACTGGAGATGGACCGTTTTAACCTGACGATTTATTTTGAAAAGGCGAAAATATATGAGGCCTCCGGAGATGAGAAAAGGGCGTCGACCACATTGGAGACATTATTTTGCTTATCCAGAAAAGAGGTTCATAATTATATGAATTATGCCTTGGATTATGCAGAAGCAGGCCTATATCCGGAGGCTTTGGCCATGATGAGCTTTGCACTGAAAGATGATGAACGTAATACCTATCCGATGGTATTTTATTATTTGGGTTGGTTTAATCTCCAAATGGGGAGTGAGAAGGATGCCTTGTTTTTCTTCGAAAAAGCCGCGCTGGCTAATCCGGATTATTGCTTCCCTAACCGGGTTGAGGATGTAAGAATATTGCAGTTGGCGATGGAGATGAATGAAACTGATAGCAAAGCGCCTTATTACCTGGGCAATTTATGGTACGATAAACGGCAGTATAAAGAAGCAATGGACATGTGGAATTGCTCGGTAGAAAGAGATGAGCATTTTCCTACTGCCTGGCGTAATTTGGGTATTGCCTACTTCAACAAAGAGAACGATCGTGACAAGGCATTGGCGTGTTTTGAAAAGGCCTTTGCATTGGACCAGACAGATGCGCGAATTTTTATGGAATTGGATCAGTTGTACAAAAGACTGAATGTGGAGCCGGCGGTGCGTTTGAAACTGCTGGAGGCGCATCCGCAATTGATTTTCTTTAGAGATGATGTTTACCTGGAACAGGTTGCATTATACAATTTTACAGGTAGGTATGAAAAGGCTTATGAGCTGTTGATGTCTCGACATTTTCACCCTTGGGAGGGGGGAGAAGGAAAGGTTTCCGGTCAGTACCTCTTTTGTTTGACAGAGATGGCCAAACAACATTTACAAGGCGGAGCCTATCGTGCAGCTATTGATAAATTAGAAATGACAACCGCATATCCGCACAATTTGGGCGAAGGTAAGCTATACGGGATACAGGAAAATGATATATTTTATTGGCTGGGTTATGCCCACGAAGAGCTTGGCCAAAAAGATGTTGCCCAAAAATATTATGAGATCGCAGCAAAGGGCCTATCGGAGCCTTCCGCAGCTATATTTTATAACGATCAGCAGCCTGATAAAATCTTTTATCAGGGGTTGGCCTGGATTAAACTGGGTGAACAAGAAAGGGCAAATACGATTTTCCATAACCTGATCAATTATGGAAAATCGCATCTAAACCAATCGGTTCAGATCGACTATTTTGCAGTTTCTCTGCCTGACCTGCTCATCTTTGAAGCGGATCTGAATGTCAGGAATAACATCCATTGCCATTACCTGATCGGTTTGGGGATGTTAGGGCTAGGTGATCTGAAAAAGGCCAGAAAGGAATTTGAGTGGGTACTGGAACAGGACGTAATGCATTTTGGAGCCAATACACATTTGCTGGCGACAGAACGGTTACATCCTATTTAG
- a CDS encoding TonB-dependent receptor, whose product MNQSIFLYLRWKYILSILLGISMQISFAQTSTVTVNGKVKDADGLGLPGVSVLLKNSTVGTTTDGEGNYKLKVPALKGVLVFSFVGYLKTEVEIKGKDKIDVLLPVDKGELNEVVVVAYGQQKKESLVSSITTINPKELKGPTSNLTTMLAGRLSGVVAYQRSGEPGADNAQFFIRGITTFGSGKVDPLILIDGMESTSNALARLQPDDIAGFSVLKDAAASSLYGARGANGVVLVTTKSGTEGKTKFNVRLENSLSSNTQNFKLADNITYMKMANEAVLTRDRTGEQPYQQNKIDRTIAGENPLLYPNNDWIGLLIKDYTFNQRLNMNMSGGGKTAQYYIAGTYNVDNGVLKSEYGNKFDNNIKLKSYEIRSNVNVKLTPTTEGIVRTSGSFDDFQGPIGGGGNIFQGAIAANPVKFPAVFPASDMEYAQHPLFGNAKISERGEALYFNPYAEMVSGFQQSNASTLNVQLEIRQDFKFLTPGLTARVMAYTQRFSFFDVGRRYTPFFYRGNATSAQGDKYSLELLNEKVATEYLDYSEGGKVLNTVSYLEAAVNYNRTFSEKHNIGGLLVTQMRNFLTGNGGDLQSSLPFRNQGLSGRFTYGYDNRYLLEANFGLNGSERFAKNHRYGFFPSIGVAWNASNEKFLSSLRNSVTRLKFRATYGLVGNDQIGDTNDRFFYLSNVNLRNGGRGSSFGTNYTYAKDGVSISRYANESITWEEAKTINIGMDLSLFNSVDIIVDVYKQRRNNILMKREYIPTTMGLSADIRANVGEAEGQGVDFSLEYKKDFGNMWAQARGTFTYATSKLLVNEEPNYPPGLAYQSKIGNSLDQNYGLIAERLFIDDEEVKNSPVQSFGEVMGGDIKYRDINGDGIISSLDYVPLGLPTRPEIIYGFGLSVGYKKFDISGFFQGSARSSFWIDPDKISPFVLNGAYQHGLLKAVAEDHWSEEKRDLYAFWPRLSPNLNRNNLQPSSWWMRNGSFLRLKTVEIGYNLSGKSINRIGLGAIRLYANASNLFVKSSFSLWDPEMGGNGLRYPVQKVYNFGLNVQF is encoded by the coding sequence ATGAACCAAAGTATCTTTTTGTACCTGAGATGGAAGTACATCTTAAGTATTTTACTAGGGATCAGCATGCAGATTTCTTTTGCTCAGACCAGCACGGTTACCGTGAATGGCAAAGTAAAAGATGCAGATGGACTCGGATTGCCGGGGGTGAGCGTATTGCTGAAAAATAGTACAGTCGGAACCACCACAGACGGCGAAGGAAATTACAAGCTAAAAGTGCCAGCATTAAAGGGTGTTCTTGTTTTTTCTTTCGTAGGTTACCTGAAAACAGAAGTAGAAATTAAAGGCAAAGACAAAATTGATGTATTGCTGCCGGTAGATAAAGGAGAATTGAACGAAGTGGTGGTAGTAGCTTACGGGCAGCAAAAGAAAGAAAGTCTGGTAAGTTCCATTACCACCATTAACCCGAAGGAGCTGAAAGGACCTACCAGTAATTTAACAACAATGCTTGCCGGAAGATTGTCGGGTGTTGTAGCCTACCAGAGAAGTGGAGAGCCAGGTGCCGATAATGCGCAGTTCTTTATTCGTGGGATCACCACCTTTGGATCTGGTAAAGTGGATCCTTTGATTCTGATAGATGGTATGGAGTCTACTTCAAATGCACTGGCCAGGCTGCAGCCGGATGACATCGCTGGATTTTCCGTATTGAAGGACGCTGCAGCATCGTCACTTTATGGAGCCAGGGGGGCCAACGGCGTTGTGCTCGTTACTACCAAATCTGGTACAGAGGGCAAAACCAAGTTTAACGTGCGTTTAGAGAATTCACTTTCATCTAATACGCAAAATTTCAAACTGGCCGACAACATCACTTACATGAAAATGGCAAACGAAGCGGTATTGACCAGGGACCGTACCGGAGAACAGCCTTATCAGCAAAACAAGATCGACCGGACCATTGCGGGCGAGAATCCTCTGCTGTATCCCAATAATGACTGGATTGGCTTATTGATCAAGGATTATACCTTTAATCAGCGGCTTAATATGAACATGAGCGGGGGTGGCAAAACGGCGCAGTATTATATTGCAGGTACTTACAACGTGGATAATGGTGTGCTAAAATCAGAATACGGGAACAAGTTTGACAATAACATTAAGCTGAAAAGCTATGAAATCCGCTCAAATGTTAACGTCAAGCTGACCCCTACAACGGAGGGGATTGTAAGAACTTCAGGAAGCTTCGATGATTTTCAGGGGCCTATAGGCGGAGGTGGAAATATATTTCAGGGAGCTATTGCTGCAAATCCGGTAAAGTTTCCTGCAGTTTTCCCGGCGTCGGATATGGAATATGCGCAGCATCCCTTATTTGGGAATGCGAAAATTAGTGAGCGAGGCGAAGCCTTGTATTTTAATCCCTATGCTGAAATGGTTTCCGGATTCCAGCAATCCAATGCCTCAACATTAAATGTACAGCTGGAAATTAGGCAGGATTTCAAATTTCTTACACCTGGCCTTACGGCAAGGGTAATGGCCTATACACAACGGTTTTCTTTTTTTGATGTAGGAAGAAGGTACACTCCATTTTTCTATAGGGGGAATGCAACCAGTGCGCAAGGCGATAAATATAGCCTGGAGCTGTTGAACGAAAAAGTGGCAACAGAGTATCTGGATTATTCTGAAGGGGGAAAGGTGTTAAATACAGTCTCCTATTTGGAGGCAGCTGTTAACTATAACCGCACTTTTTCAGAAAAACACAACATTGGAGGGCTTTTGGTTACCCAGATGAGGAATTTTCTTACCGGTAATGGAGGTGATCTTCAGTCTTCGCTTCCTTTCAGGAATCAGGGCTTGTCCGGAAGGTTTACTTACGGTTATGACAACAGGTATTTGCTGGAAGCGAATTTCGGACTGAATGGTTCCGAACGGTTTGCTAAAAACCACCGCTACGGTTTCTTCCCTTCTATAGGGGTAGCATGGAATGCATCTAATGAAAAGTTTCTTAGCTCCTTAAGAAATTCAGTCACGCGATTAAAGTTCAGGGCCACATATGGACTGGTAGGGAATGACCAGATTGGTGATACCAACGACCGGTTCTTTTATTTATCGAACGTGAATCTTAGAAATGGAGGTCGTGGGTCTTCCTTTGGAACAAATTATACCTATGCTAAGGATGGGGTATCTATTTCGAGGTATGCTAATGAATCGATCACATGGGAAGAGGCAAAAACCATCAATATTGGGATGGACCTGAGCCTGTTTAACAGTGTAGATATTATTGTAGATGTCTATAAACAACGCCGGAACAATATTTTAATGAAGAGGGAATATATCCCTACAACAATGGGGCTTTCGGCAGATATACGGGCAAACGTTGGCGAGGCGGAAGGCCAGGGAGTCGATTTTTCGTTAGAGTACAAGAAGGATTTCGGAAATATGTGGGCGCAGGCAAGAGGCACATTTACCTATGCAACCAGCAAGTTGCTGGTCAATGAAGAGCCTAATTATCCTCCAGGACTGGCTTACCAGTCCAAAATAGGAAATTCCCTTGACCAGAACTATGGCCTGATTGCAGAAAGGTTGTTTATTGATGATGAAGAAGTGAAGAATTCGCCGGTACAGAGCTTCGGCGAAGTAATGGGCGGGGACATTAAATACCGCGATATCAATGGAGACGGGATCATTTCTTCTCTGGATTACGTTCCCTTGGGATTACCCACTAGGCCTGAGATCATTTATGGGTTTGGCTTGTCTGTAGGATATAAGAAGTTTGATATCAGTGGCTTCTTTCAGGGGTCTGCCAGGTCTTCCTTCTGGATCGATCCTGACAAAATCAGTCCATTTGTTTTAAATGGGGCTTACCAGCACGGCCTTTTAAAGGCGGTAGCTGAAGATCACTGGTCGGAAGAAAAAAGGGATCTCTATGCTTTTTGGCCTCGTTTAAGTCCAAATTTGAACAGGAACAATCTGCAGCCTTCCAGCTGGTGGATGCGTAACGGTTCTTTTTTGCGCTTAAAAACAGTTGAAATAGGCTATAATTTATCGGGCAAATCAATAAATAGAATCGGCTTGGGTGCCATCAGGTTATACGCCAATGCCAGTAATTTATTCGTTAAAAGTAGTTTCTCCTTATGGGACCCTGAGATGGGTGGAAACGGCCTAAGATATCCGGTTCAAAAAGTATACAATTTTGGACTAAATGTGCAATTCTAA
- a CDS encoding RagB/SusD family nutrient uptake outer membrane protein — protein sequence MKRYTFCLTFSTALLMLIMSSCKKGFLDVVPDNVSTIDHAFSNRNEAEKFLFTCYDGLPREGHPEMNAGMNTGDELWIYWPMPTGEDYSSLSPYNIARGLQNRDEPELNYWDGYDGRSMWHGIRNCNIFLENIGKVRDLEPYMRDRWVAEVKFLKAYFHWYLFRMYGPIPIVDKNLPISASPDEVKVRRQPVDSVVNYIANLLDEAAAGEGSVGLPEKIQNLSTELGRITKPIALAIKARVLVTAASPLFNGNPDFGNLKNPDGKALFNTTFDQKKWERAAEACRVAIVAAKNAGTDLYRFNSSTTTVDEATKIEMSIRNAVCEKWNTELIWGTTTKPNDTWTLQLYASPQLEQNVANSGLKGQLAPTLKMAELFYTKNGVPITEDKTWDYANRFGLRTSTAADVGIQNGYQSVSLHFDREPRFYADMAFDGSKWFMENGNFNIQSKSGQYSGKKQSRIYSVTGYYTKKLVNWEMVASTTNITVERYPWPVMRLGDLYLLYAEALNETDNRTQALEYVNMIRTRAGLKSVEFSWTNFSKNPGKYADKNGLRDIIQQERLIEMAFEGSRFWDLRRWKKAAEMLNQPIYGWDVIRTDYADYNRRVLLFNQSFNSPRDYFWPIKDKSILVNTNLVQNVGW from the coding sequence ATGAAAAGATATACCTTTTGTTTGACCTTTTCGACAGCATTGCTGATGCTCATAATGAGCTCCTGCAAGAAGGGGTTTTTGGATGTGGTTCCAGATAATGTATCTACTATAGATCATGCTTTTTCCAACCGTAACGAAGCAGAGAAATTTCTGTTTACCTGTTATGACGGTTTGCCAAGGGAAGGGCATCCGGAAATGAATGCCGGGATGAATACCGGTGATGAACTTTGGATTTACTGGCCTATGCCTACCGGTGAAGACTATTCGAGCTTATCCCCTTATAATATTGCAAGGGGGCTTCAGAATAGAGATGAACCGGAGCTGAATTATTGGGATGGATATGATGGCAGGTCTATGTGGCATGGGATCCGAAACTGTAACATTTTTCTTGAAAACATTGGCAAGGTCAGAGATCTGGAACCCTACATGAGGGACCGCTGGGTTGCAGAAGTTAAATTTTTGAAGGCTTACTTTCACTGGTATCTGTTCAGAATGTATGGGCCAATTCCCATTGTAGATAAGAACCTGCCAATTTCGGCTTCTCCTGACGAAGTAAAAGTACGCCGGCAGCCGGTAGATTCGGTAGTCAATTATATTGCGAATCTTTTGGATGAGGCAGCTGCAGGCGAGGGAAGTGTTGGGTTGCCGGAGAAGATTCAGAACTTAAGTACGGAACTGGGAAGGATTACCAAACCTATAGCATTGGCTATAAAAGCCAGGGTTTTGGTAACTGCTGCCAGCCCTTTATTTAATGGCAATCCTGATTTTGGTAATTTGAAGAATCCCGATGGAAAGGCATTGTTTAATACAACGTTTGATCAAAAGAAATGGGAGAGGGCAGCAGAAGCCTGTCGGGTAGCTATTGTTGCCGCAAAAAACGCGGGTACCGACCTATATCGTTTTAATTCTTCAACAACCACAGTGGATGAAGCTACAAAAATTGAAATGAGCATCAGGAATGCCGTGTGTGAAAAATGGAACACGGAATTGATCTGGGGAACAACGACCAAACCTAATGATACCTGGACCCTGCAATTGTATGCCAGTCCGCAGTTGGAGCAGAATGTTGCTAACTCCGGCTTAAAAGGACAGCTGGCACCTACATTAAAAATGGCAGAGTTGTTTTATACCAAAAACGGTGTGCCGATTACCGAAGATAAAACCTGGGATTATGCCAATAGATTTGGGCTAAGAACAAGCACTGCTGCGGATGTTGGTATACAAAATGGCTACCAGTCGGTAAGCCTGCATTTTGACAGGGAACCTCGTTTTTACGCAGATATGGCCTTCGATGGTTCCAAGTGGTTTATGGAAAATGGAAATTTTAATATTCAAAGTAAATCAGGGCAGTATTCTGGTAAAAAACAAAGTCGTATCTATTCTGTAACAGGTTATTACACCAAAAAGCTGGTGAACTGGGAAATGGTAGCCAGTACGACAAACATAACGGTAGAACGTTACCCGTGGCCAGTAATGAGGCTGGGCGATCTGTATTTACTATATGCTGAGGCATTAAATGAAACGGACAACAGAACACAGGCACTGGAATATGTGAATATGATCAGGACCCGGGCCGGACTTAAATCTGTGGAGTTTTCATGGACAAACTTTTCAAAAAATCCGGGTAAGTATGCAGATAAGAATGGTTTGAGGGATATTATTCAGCAGGAGCGCTTAATTGAAATGGCCTTTGAGGGAAGCCGTTTCTGGGATTTAAGACGTTGGAAAAAGGCTGCGGAAATGTTGAACCAGCCCATTTATGGATGGGATGTGATCCGCACAGATTACGCAGATTACAACCGGAGGGTATTGCTATTCAACCAGAGCTTTAACAGCCCGAGAGACTATTTCTGGCCGATAAAAGACAAGAGCATATTGGTAAACACGAACCTTGTTCAAAATGTTGGCTGGTAA
- a CDS encoding DUF5000 domain-containing lipoprotein, with the protein MKRLIYVLCAGLLFMMTSESCKETVVGTMDKNDHQAPGPLSNAQVENLPGVAKITYSLPKDDDLLYIRAEYTTKQGLVRETKVSRYLDNVILEGFGDADVYEARLYAVDKSENESAPLVVSVHPKRPPFELVHDQLAANAAFGGLDVSYQNETGAELAIVILANDKLGNFVPIRTLNTKSKTGSFGARDLEAVETRFGLVVRDRWNNLSDTTYVTLTPLFEMKLDRTKMVESNINKTDAKNYPGNEVRYLFDGDVSSTTAYHTIDPVSMPQWFTFDMGQKAKLSRLAWFMRPGWFFALHNPRKVEIWGSNNPSPDGSFTNWILLTTHEQIKPSGLPPGQNSNADNEAALLGETVTIPIEAPAVRYIRFKTLRNWSDGVYVNFTELALWGNPQ; encoded by the coding sequence ATGAAACGATTAATATATGTGTTATGTGCAGGGTTACTGTTTATGATGACAAGTGAATCCTGTAAGGAAACGGTGGTGGGTACAATGGATAAAAATGATCACCAGGCCCCCGGTCCGTTGAGTAATGCGCAGGTAGAAAACTTACCTGGAGTGGCAAAAATAACTTATAGTCTACCCAAAGATGATGATTTGCTTTACATCAGGGCAGAGTATACTACCAAACAAGGGCTGGTTCGCGAAACAAAAGTGAGCAGGTACCTGGATAATGTAATTTTAGAGGGTTTTGGAGACGCTGACGTTTACGAAGCAAGGTTGTATGCTGTTGATAAGAGTGAGAATGAATCCGCACCTTTAGTTGTAAGTGTCCATCCCAAAAGACCTCCTTTTGAACTTGTTCACGACCAGCTGGCAGCAAATGCCGCTTTTGGAGGCCTGGATGTTAGCTATCAGAATGAAACAGGAGCTGAACTGGCGATTGTTATCCTTGCAAATGATAAGCTGGGCAATTTTGTGCCGATCAGAACATTGAATACAAAGTCTAAAACTGGAAGCTTTGGTGCAAGGGATCTTGAGGCGGTAGAAACTAGATTTGGCCTTGTGGTCAGGGATCGATGGAATAATTTATCTGATACAACTTATGTAACCCTGACACCACTTTTCGAAATGAAACTGGATAGAACGAAAATGGTAGAATCGAATATCAATAAGACCGATGCGAAAAATTATCCGGGAAATGAAGTCCGATATCTTTTTGATGGTGATGTGAGTTCAACCACAGCTTATCATACGATTGATCCGGTAAGCATGCCACAGTGGTTTACTTTCGATATGGGGCAAAAGGCCAAATTGAGCCGCCTGGCATGGTTCATGAGACCAGGGTGGTTTTTTGCCCTCCACAATCCTAGAAAAGTAGAAATATGGGGCTCAAATAATCCAAGCCCGGATGGGAGTTTTACAAACTGGATATTGTTGACCACTCATGAACAGATCAAGCCGTCTGGCCTGCCACCGGGACAAAATTCCAATGCAGATAACGAGGCGGCCCTTCTTGGGGAGACCGTTACCATACCTATAGAGGCACCTGCGGTAAGGTATATCAGATTTAAAACACTAAGGAACTGGTCCGACGGTGTTTATGTGAATTTTACAGAACTGGCTCTTTGGGGAAATCCCCAATAA
- a CDS encoding DUF4998 domain-containing protein, translated as MKTIKYLACFFLAGVCISSCTKEDDYKKITKDGEIYYPGKVDSVAAHGGKNRIELQVHLGNDPLITKVKAFWNNNGDSVEMSVTKTTGKDVINMLVNNLNQGTYSFDVYTYTGKNAKSIVKKVTGTVYGDNYLKVLSNRTVKALGYSLDGNKVVIDWNAALDGEKSIELKYTDEAGTIQTMVVPGGALKTEISGYKSNTKLTYRSIYLPEPKAIDEFSVGYTEVALPVFERQLDKSKFKQYALPTDVGDAWGWLMPYLWNGDYNTPGFASTNGIPQWFTFDMGESVSISRFKTWQASDRLYRSENVKKFEIWGSNNPAADGSWTGWTKLADCQSVKPSGLPLGEMTAADEEYARAGEEFKFPSGTPKVRYIRLKILETWGNGSFITMGELTFWTSDR; from the coding sequence ATGAAAACGATAAAATATTTAGCCTGTTTTTTTCTTGCAGGTGTGTGTATTAGCTCCTGTACAAAAGAAGATGATTATAAGAAAATTACCAAGGATGGAGAGATTTACTATCCAGGCAAGGTAGATAGTGTAGCTGCTCATGGAGGCAAAAACAGGATTGAGTTGCAGGTTCATCTGGGAAATGATCCGCTGATAACCAAGGTGAAAGCTTTTTGGAACAATAATGGGGATTCAGTGGAAATGAGTGTAACGAAGACGACAGGAAAGGATGTTATAAATATGCTGGTGAACAACTTAAACCAAGGCACCTATTCCTTTGATGTGTATACCTATACCGGTAAGAATGCCAAATCAATAGTTAAAAAGGTAACCGGGACAGTATATGGAGATAATTACCTTAAAGTATTGTCGAACCGCACGGTTAAAGCGCTAGGCTATTCTCTGGATGGAAATAAGGTGGTTATAGATTGGAACGCAGCATTGGATGGTGAGAAATCCATAGAATTAAAATATACGGATGAGGCAGGGACTATACAGACTATGGTTGTTCCCGGAGGAGCTTTAAAAACTGAGATATCTGGTTATAAGAGCAACACCAAACTTACCTACAGATCAATATATCTTCCGGAGCCTAAGGCAATAGATGAATTTTCAGTTGGTTATACTGAAGTGGCACTACCGGTATTTGAGCGACAGCTTGATAAATCGAAATTTAAACAGTATGCGCTTCCAACAGATGTAGGTGATGCCTGGGGTTGGCTGATGCCTTACCTCTGGAACGGGGATTACAACACACCGGGATTTGCTAGTACCAATGGAATTCCACAGTGGTTTACTTTTGATATGGGCGAGTCTGTTTCCATCAGCAGGTTCAAAACCTGGCAAGCTTCTGACAGACTTTACAGATCAGAAAATGTGAAAAAATTTGAGATATGGGGTAGTAATAACCCCGCTGCAGATGGGTCCTGGACAGGCTGGACAAAGCTTGCAGATTGCCAGTCTGTAAAACCCTCTGGCCTGCCTTTAGGTGAAATGACTGCTGCCGATGAAGAATATGCAAGGGCGGGAGAAGAGTTTAAATTTCCTTCGGGAACACCAAAGGTGAGGTATATCAGACTTAAGATTCTGGAAACCTGGGGAAATGGCTCATTCATAACGATGGGTGAACTTACTTTTTGGACCAGTGACCGCTAA